In Cucurbita pepo subsp. pepo cultivar mu-cu-16 chromosome LG10, ASM280686v2, whole genome shotgun sequence, the DNA window CCCAGAAAAGAATAGCAGCCGATTCTCTACCACAACCCCTCAAAGTAGCCACCGCGCCTACAAATAAGAATTTGTTTCGTAAGTTCGATGGGTTTGTATTAAAACCAACATTCAGTTCTCTTCTATTACGGTCTATTTGGAATGACTTATCAAGTGTGTAAATCCTTTTTCAAACATTGAAAAGTCATTCCAAATAGGCTTTTAGTTCATTGACTTTCTTTGAAACTTACTCGAGAGGACAGATGTTGGCATCGAATGCTGGAGAAGAAGAACGAATCGGAACATTTTGTCATCGGGAGGAAGGAAGCCAAGCTTGTCAGCTAACATGACAATGCCAAGTCCTGTAGGAGGCACCAAAACCAACCGTGCGAAAATAATAGCAGCAGTAGTCCGTAGCCCGAGTTTTGAACTTCCAGGACCTGCAAAGCAAATTGAAGTTATTAAATTCTGTCCGTAGCCAAGACTTCCTACTTTCGACGCTAATACGAAAGCTTAAGTTGATGAGTAAATTTTAACGTGAAGTTATTCCTGCTCTTATTTGCAAATAAGCTACATATATCAACTATACCAGAAAATTATCATTATTGGAACAGCACTAACCTTCAACGAGGTTTCCTCCCAATGCCAACAGGATGCATGGAATCATAGCCTCCCTGACAACCACAAGCGCTGTTAGATTGCAGTggtaatgaaaattttatagttaTGTGCATAAACCATTAGTAAATCCATCACAACAATCGCAGCACACTCGACATGCTGGGATATTCCACGGGTCTAATGATTGAGATGCATACAAACAAATGATCCTTTTATCAGGCACAATGATCTAGCCTCATCTAGCCTCATCTCCTAAAGAGCTAGAAGCATGTCGAATATTCAACTCTTAACAGTGGTAATAGTAATACTATCCCAGGAGTCTCCTGACCGGCCAAGACTAGTAAACCAAAAGGAGcattagaagaaaaaggaacatCAGAGCACGAGCAACAAGCACAAAGGACTGATAAAGACTAACTAAGAGGCACAAAACAACATTACGCTACTATCCTTTTAACCATTGTTTTTATGTTGTCATCTCAACAAAACAAGCTCCAAGAATATCCAATCTTTTCTACCTGGAGGACATGAATAACtagtccaaaaagaaaagaaaaatctcatGTTTTCCGATATTGAAATCACGATACAAGCTACACgacatttttcttcaagtgCCACCTTGAAGACTTCGTTTTTAACCTGACAGCTGCAAGAACTATAATTTCAGAGCACCAAGGAAGGGCCTGTAACTTACACAACACCATAACAGCCTAGGAAGGAAGTACAAGGAGGCTGGTGAAGAATGTGTTAGGACAGTAGGTCTCTCGACATTTTACGAAGGTAGTATGATATTGCCCACTTTGAGCCAAGATGGTTTAGGTTTTGGATTGTCTACAAATCCCCTCTACCAATAAAAATGTTGCCTTTACCAAAACCTTCCTCCACTTCAACCTGATTGTGATTAGTAACTATGTTGGCATCCTCAacgagaaggaaacaaaagcCAAAGAGATACATGGAACCCTCTGTTGATGTCTAATTTGAATCCTTATGACATGATCATCACAGGTATGTagaaatttaagtttatgcATCTAGCAGCTATTCGAAACAATAGCCTAAAAGAAACCCTCCAAGAAAAGAACCTCAGTACACGCTCATCGATGAGCAAAGCGAAAGAgttataatacaaaataataagcAACAGTGTTTACCCGAGCATTATGCAGCTATCAGTGAAGAAAAACAGTGGAGCATCCGGGGTAAAGATCAAACGCCTTAAGAATGGTATTACACCCATTATCATAGCTAGGACCTGCAACAGATTGCATAATCAATTAAGAGCGGGGACAAAAGAATGTGGAAAGATATCTGAATCTGGAAGTTCAAAAACTTCATCAATTTAACAAGAACCCCAAGAGCAGATGATCCCGAAGAGACAACTTTGGGATATATATGTTATCATATGAAACTGTCTCATACTCTTctttattctctctttttttcccttcacaAGTTTTGCCTTTATAAGAGAACAAACGCAACTCATTTTTCTCGAGTACATCATTTCAGTTCACAATTTCAAAAGAGGATGAAAAAAGTGCCCACATGAAATTCATCTTGTATTCACTAATTATATATGTTTAATAGAATCAGTGATAGACTACGATACATTAGAATACGGATATGTACTAACCGAAGCAATGATAGGAGGCTGAAAAATTTGCTTGagcttcaatttctcaaaccAATACATAAGGAATCCCTTAGTCTGCATCCAAAGGAAATTTATGCAATCAATTATGACAGGCAACTCAGAATTTGACACATAACTGATCCAAAATACTCTCGACAAATTAACAAAACATTAGTTTCATAATTAAGAGTAAATTTGTTTCCATAAAACCATAACTAAGGCAACAGTGAATAACCCAAAAACAGAGGATCTGCTCAAAATCGAAGATGATAATATTTACATCCATAATTCATATTCCATTTTAGTCTTAGAATTCTCAGAAATATAAGACATGCTATAGTAAGCTGACTAATGAAAATGAACCTCAGCGTGAATCCCTTTAACTGAATATGACAATACaaacaacaaatcaaaatgaagTCTCTCACCTCTTCCTTCTTAGAAGCATCTGGATATGTTGGAGCTACCTCCTGAACGAGCAAGGGTACATGCGCCGGTAAAGTATCCTTTAGCAGGTGCTTAACTGGAATATTTTGATCTTTGATGTCAAATGTACCCTCCGGAGGAGGCGCCAACATCGCATAAACATAGGTGTAGAGGATAATAGCACCAACCttcacaataaaaaatatcagtattattagtattttcaTTAAGTAAACTTAGCTAGGAATGgacgtttttattttttgcccATGAAACAAAGCCATTCATAAGGTAAAAAGTTCCTGAAAGAGTTACAGAAAAGGGACCCCATCTTGAGTTAATTGCATGGGAGAGTAAgtaaaaaaggaatttgattGAGAAAACCAATTAGAACAATGGTACTTATCTATCAAATACTTAAT includes these proteins:
- the LOC111803520 gene encoding protein PIN-LIKES 6, coding for MERILSAIISEAAASGNSLLVTIKIAVLPIAKVFTMCFLGFLMASKYVNILPASGRKLLNGLVFSLLLPCLIFSQLGQAITVEKMLKWWFIPVNVVLAATSGSIIGLIVALIVRPPYPFFKFTIVQIGIGNIGNVPLVLIAALCRDDSNPFGDSEKCSTDGIAYISFGQWVGAIILYTYVYAMLAPPPEGTFDIKDQNIPVKHLLKDTLPAHVPLLVQEVAPTYPDASKKEETKGFLMYWFEKLKLKQIFQPPIIASVLAMIMGVIPFLRRLIFTPDAPLFFFTDSCIMLGEAMIPCILLALGGNLVEGPGSSKLGLRTTAAIIFARLVLVPPTGLGIVMLADKLGFLPPDDKMFRFVLLLQHSMPTSVLSSAVATLRGCGRESAAILFWVHIFAIISMAGWFILYFRILF